The region TCGCCCATGCCTCAACCGGCCTTCCTCACCGACCGCGCCTGTGCTGATGCCGGGGCAGAATGGTTCGATGTAGACGGCGACAAAGACCTCGATCTGGTGGTGAGCAGCGCGGGTTACGAACTTCCGGCCGACGACCCACGGCTACAGGTCCGGCTGTATCTGAACGATGGCAAAGGCCACCTGACAAAGGGAGCCTTTCCAGATGTACGGGTGAGTGCGTCCTGCGTTCGGTCGGCGGATGTGGATGGCGATGGCGACCGGGACCTGTTTGTTGGGGCGCGGGTGGTACCGGGCCGCTACCCCGAAACGCCCGTCAGCCATTTGCTGCTGAATGACGGAAAAGGTCATTTTACCGATAAACTCAGCCCTATCCTGGCGCAACTGGGCATGGTAACCGATGCCGCCTTTGCGGACCTCACGCACGACGGTCGGCCTGAGTTGATTGTGGCTACCGACTTTGGCGCCGTGCAGGCTTTTTCCTACAAAGGGGAAACGCTGCACCGGCTGGATAACCTGTTGCCCCCGACAACGGGCTGCTGGAATCGGCTGCTGGTGCAGGATATCAATAACGATGGAAAGCCGGATATTATCGCGGCAAATGCCGGATTGAACAGCCAGCTTCAGGCCACGACCGACCGCCCATTAACGCTTTACGGCATCAAAAACACGGCGGGTGCCTTGTTGCCGGTTCTGGCGGGTTACGACCGGAATAATGCGGCCGATAAACAGCCCTACCCTTTCAACGCTCGGGATGAAATGCTCGATCAGGTGGTGAGTTTGCGAAAGAAATTCACCGATTACACCAGCTATTCGAAGGCTACGATTACCGATCTATTTGGGCCGGATGAATTAAAACAGGCGCAAAAGTTGGAAGCATCCACCCTACAGAGTGGCATATTTATGAGTGATGGCGGACAAACCCCTTCGTTTACCTGGCAACCCTTACCCATCGAAGCGCAGACGGCTCCAGCCTATGCCCTGGCGACCGTAGACGTCAATCACGATGGCCTGCCCGACCTGATTATCGGCGGCAACCGTGAGTATAACCGGGTTCGGTTGGGCAAGGACGATGCCAACCGGGGACAGTTATTCCTGAATCGGGGCAAAGGGCGTTTCATTTACGTGCCGATGGCTGCATCGGGCTTGCTTTGGGATGGCGATGTACGTGATTTTGCGACCGTGAACGTTGCCGGACGTACTGATTTACTGGTGGGTGCATCGGGTCGATCGGTTCGTGGCTTTACATTATCCCGATAAATACAAGCTGTCGGCTACATAATTATCTTTCGACAATCTATCAGAAAACGCATGATAGATTGTCGTGTTCGCAATTCATCGGCGTATAATTTATGTTTTCCTGAATTTTACCGTTATTTTACCTTTCGATAAAAAAACAGGGTATTTTGGATCAGCGACATCGACTTATCGAAGAGAACGAATACTTACTGGAACTTTGGCATCGAGCCAAAGACGGAGATAAAGCGGCCTTTTGCCAATTGGCCGAACGGCAATACCGCGCCCTGTTTGCCTATGCCACCAACTTCACGGAGGATCGGGATTTCATAAAAGATTCAATTCAGGAGATTTTCATCCGCATCTGGGAGAAACGCACTACCACTACCATTCAATACGTATCCATTTACCTCATTAAAGCCTTACGAAACCAGTTGTTGCAGGAGTTTCGCCGGACTAAGCCAGAACAATCGTCGCTGAACAGCCTGGAGGTTAGCGATCTATCGGACTGGCAGACGATTGAAACAGAAATCGAACAAAGCGAAGCCGATTCCGAAAGTCAGTATAAAGTACGCCAGGCGATAAACACGCTGCCCAAGCGCCAGCAGGAAGTTGTTTTTCTCAAATTCTACAACGGGCTGGAAAACGACCAGATTGCAGCTTTAATGGAAATCAACCGGCAATCGGTGGCCAATCTACTGTACAAAGCACTGGGGGCGCTCAAAAGCCAGATGGTCTTTCATCAGTTCTGGCTTTTGATGGGGTTACTGTCTTTGTAGCTCCCCTTCCTGATACTCACTCATTACCGTATTTTTCTGTGATTATTCCTTACAATAAAAGCTCGCTTAACGATCTCGTCGGCCAGCTTATTTCCGCCGGTCAGAGACCGGGTAACGCCCGGACATAGTTACAGACTATGCCCAACGCAGAGACTGTTTTGTACAACGGACGGGGTCGCCCTATTTAACGTGAATAATACTTAAAATCTCTATCTATCAAGAGGTTAAGTGCCGTAGGCACGGGATGTTTGTAGCACAAGGTGGTCGTGCACTCGACTGGCGTGCCATAGGTACGCAACAATTGGTAAGGGTTGCATACCTACGGCACGCCAGTCGAGTGCACGACCACCTTGTGCTACAAACATTGATCCGCTACGCGGCCATTATTCACGTTATTTACCTATATCTCCAGCACTTGAATTAAGCCCTTTTACTTCTGCCGCATCATCCATTCCTGGCCGGGCGTATCGACGCGGAACGTTTCAAGATTGCCTTTATCTTGTAAAGTGATATAAGCCGTCCGGCCGTCTTTGCCGCCGAACGCGATGTTGGTAGGCTTCTGGCCAATCAGTTTGATTTCCTGAAGCAGTTTTCCGGCGGGCGATAGCTTCGCCACGGTGCCTTTACCGTACCGGACAATGTACAGATTACCTTTGGCGTCGCACCGCATGCCGTCCATGCCAAAGTCCGGAAATTCGATCAGCAGCCGTTTGTTGCTAACCTGTCCTGCTTTCGACAGATCATACGCCCAAACCTTGCGCTGCGCCGACTCATTGACATACAGTGTTTTACTGTCGGGGCTAACCTCTATCCCGTTGGTAGTACCCATGTTGGCTTCGAGCAGGGTTGCTTTTCCGTCGGTGTCGATGCGCCAGATATTACCCGTGTTTTCTTTCCAGTTCGGGTCGCTGGCGTAGAGCCGGTCCTGACTGTCGATAGCAATATCGTTGGGTTGGTTCATGCGGGGCTCGTTGGCAAAAACGCTTAGTTTTTTCGTACCCATCACCACCTTCAGAATGTTGTGTTTCGGGTAGTCGGCAATGAACATGTCGCCCCGTTTACTGAAGCGAATACCGTTGCCAATGCTTCCTTCCGGCAACTCGACAAACACACTCGCCTGTCCATCTGGTGTTACCTGCCCGATGGTTCCCTGCTTCCCGAAATTGACGGCATAGAGCATCCCGGCCTTATCCACAGCCGGGCCTTCAACGCCCGATGTAAATCCATTTTCCGGCGTAAACACGCGCGATGTAAACAAGTCATCGAGGGGCAGATGACTGGCAGATAAAGCTATAAATCCGGCACTCAGCAGGGCAAAAGCAGTGATACGGGGCAAAGGCAGTGACATAACGTGGTTTATGATTGAAAAACGGCCTGGAAGTAAGCCTGAGGCCAAAAATAAGGAAATTTGAACGCTTACAGGTCTTTGAGAAATAACCGATCGTGTATTTTGCCGTGGCTACCAAAAAAAGAAGTTCCGTTCTACCTGAAGTCGGCTTTTTTAGTAACGCTAAACAACCGATATTTCCTGCAAACAGACCAACACACCTGACAATGAAGCCTCTATTTACCTCCCTGCTTATTTTGGGCTTGACGTTCACGAACTTGTACGCGCAGGAAAGTATGCCCGCAAAACCCAGCCGATTTGGTGTTGGCGTCTTTGCCGGATTGAATTACACCTATCCCCTCATAATCAACCAATTCGCGGCTCATTTCAATGCCCACAGTGACATGCTCGCGGGTGTCGATCTACGCTACAAGCTCACCAGTCTGGGTTCTTTGCACGTTCAACCGTCCTGGACGCAGGTGCGCGATGTTAGGCCTGTTTTCAGCTGGGCATTACCTGTTTTCAGCCTTTCTACCATTAAGATTCCGGTGGTTTATCGACACTACGTCTTGCCAAGCGGTAAACTGCTGTTTCTGGAGACTGGTATAAGTTATAACCGAATTATCAGCAGCACGTATAGAGAAGAACAGATTGTAAACTGCATAGCCGCACCCTGTCCATCTTTTTTTAGTGGTAATCTACCGCCTTCAACACGCTCGGCGGTGAGTGGGCTGGCGGGAATCGGTGTAACTATTGATGGGCAGAAAATCAGCATTCCTATCACATTGCGTTACGAACGCTATCTGAGCAATTTTTTATTTCCGACTCCGTACGATGCCGGGTCTACACGGGTGAAGTTTGAGGGTTTTAGTATCACAACGGGGGTCAATTTTTGAGAAATAACTCACTACTCGTTGAGTAACGTCTGCTTATCACTCAGATTCCGGGCAATTTCAGTGCATCCGGCCGATGACTTATCAACGACCAGGCCGCTGCAAATGGATGATCCGTCACAACGGTAAACACTGACGTATGGCCCTGCGAAGCATCGGCCGCAGGAATAAACGGCATACACGGTTTGATTCTGGTAAGTCCCCTGCACGATACTAACTCCCAAGTCTTTGTTGCTGGCCAGTTTCTGTAGCCAGGGTAATTCGGTGAGGGGATTATTCACCCCGCACTGATTGGGAATGGCCTGCTCCTGACGACAGGAACCAAGCAGCAGAAAGAAAAATAACCATTTCATATGCGTGTCTTTACAGCACTGGACCCAAAATGCCGGATAGGCGTTGTAAGGCTTGTCAATATGTTACGCGCCCATCAGATAGATCGAAGCTAAAGCCAGTGTTGAAACTGGCTTCTTCCGAGAATCAGCGACCTATTCCGTTAATCAGTTTACCATGTAGTAACTGTTCTTCGGGCATAAGAACGTGGGGTGTAAATCAAAAACAACTGATTTTTACTGTAGTGCCGACCGTCCCGGTCGGGCGAGATGCAGGTTACTTCACACCCGACCGGGACGGTCGGCACTACAGGCAAAAACAACCCAAATGGTAAAAAATATAGAACAAGTTGTAGTATTTGTGATACCTGAAAAGCTTTTATGAAAACTGGTTGATTGACCACATGAGGGTTATTCCGAAAGTAAAAAACCTGTATCTCGTTCATGGCTAAGCCCGTTCATTACCTATACGTGTTAGGTGCCAGTCTCTTCGGACTATTGAGCTTTAAGGGAAAGATTGGCAGTTGGCTGGACGATGGTCCCTCACCTGCCCATACCCCCGCCGAAGAACAAGCGACCTTTCAGCTTGAACCCGGCCTTAAAATACAGCTTGTGGCCTCGGAGCCGATGGTGCAGGACCCCGTCGTGATTACGTTCGATGAAGACGGACGGCTGTGGGTGGTCGAGATGCGCGGGTTCATGCCCAACATCAACGGCGAAGGCGAAGACAAACCCGTTGGGCGAATATCCGTGCTGGAAGATACCAACGACGACGGGCAGATGGACGCCAGTACGGTTTACCTCGATAGCCTGGTCATGCCCCGAGCGCTGGCCCTGGTTAAGGGCGGGGCACTCGTAGCCGAAAACGGGGCACTCTGGCTCACCAAAGATACCAACGGCGACCTCAAAGCCGACACCAAAACACTGATCGACAAAGATTACGCAGGCAGCGGCCTTCCCGAACATTCGGGCAACGGACTCTGGCGCAGTATGGACAACTGGTTCTACAACGCCAAATCACGCTTCCGCTACCATGAGGTCGATGGCAAGTGGCTCCGCGATAGCACCGAAGCGCGTGGCCAGTGGGGCATCAGCCATGATGACCGCGGCCGACTGCATTATAATTACAACTGGTCGCAGTTACACGCCGATCTGGTGCCGCCAAATTACCTGTCCCGCAACAAACACCACACGCCCACCACAGGCATCGACCACGGCCTGACCATCGACCGGCGCGTATACCCAATCCGGCCAAACCCCGCCGTTAACCGGGGCTACATACCGGGAACGCTCGATAAAGACGGGCGATTGCTGGAATTTACGGCCGCCTGTTCGCCCCTCGTTTATCGGGGGCAAACGTTGCCCGCGTCTTTTTACAACAACGTATTCGTGTGCGAACCGGCCGGAAACCTCATCAAACGAAACGTTTCGGAAAACAAAGACCTGCTGATTGCCGCCCGCGACCCGCATCCCGGCAAGGAATTTCTGGCGTCGACCGACGAGCGGTTCAGACCAGTCCATACGACAACGGGGCCCGATGGCGGGTTGTACGTAGCCGATATGTACAGGGGCCTTATCCAGCACAGCGCCTACGTAACGCCGTATCTGAAAGAAAAAACGATTGAGCGCGATCTGGTACTTCCCGTTCACCGGGGCCGCATCTGGCGTATTGTCCCGGAGAACTGGCAACCTTCGAAGGGGAAAAAATTATCAACGTTATCATCCGCTGATCTGGTGGCTGAACTGGCCAACCCCGACGGCTGGCATCGCGACATGGCCCAACGGCTGCTCATCGAGCGGAGCGACAAAAGCGTACAGTCAGCGTTGACCGATCTGGCCCGAAAAGGCGTCAGTAACCTCGCTCGTTTTCACGCCTTATGGACGTTGGATGGCTTAAAAATGAGCAGCCCTGATCTGCTTTTCGCGAAGCTGGCCGATGCCGACCCGCTGGTCAGTTCAACGGCCCTGCGTTTGCTGGAACCCTTCGCCAAGGCCGATAAAGCCGTTCGGACAAAGCTAGGCGAGCAACTGCTAAATCAGTGGGAGAAAGCGCCCATTGAGCAGGTTCTACAGATGACGCTCACGGCGGGCGTTCTGGACCCATCGGCTTCGCATCGACTACTGGCAGGCATTGTGAACAAATACGGCGAATCGGCCCTGATTCGGGATGCGGCCCTGAGCAGCCTGTACAACCAGGAGTTCGCCTTTTTACAAACCCTGCTGACATCACCCCAGTGGCAAACGCAGGAGCCACCAAAAGAAATCTTTCTGGAGATGCTTACGACGTCGGTGATCCGCAAACGTAATCCAACGGAATTAGCGGCACTACTCAACCGGCTCAACGTCAATAAAACGGCGATGAACTGGCAGGAAAAAGCCATGCTCACCAGTCTGACGATTCAGGGTAGCACTAGTAAACTAAAGCCCGTTAAGCTGGCAGCGGCCCCAAAAATCCTGACTCAGCCAACGGATAAAATTGACCCTGACCGCCTGGCTACCTTAAGTTCGATGTTCGAGTGGCCCGGCCACGTGGCCAATAAGACGGCCTTACCCAAAAAGAGTCTGCTGAACGATGATGAGCAAAAACTGTTTGCATCGGGGCGGCAGATTTACCTTAGCACCTGCTCAGGCTGTCATGGAACTGATGGTGCCGGACTCAAGCGATTTGCGCCCCCGCTCATAGGCTCCGACTGGGTTCTGGGCGATGAAAAACGGCTGTCGCTCATTGTTCTGCACGGCATGGAAGGCCCCGTAGAAGTGGCCAGGCGGGTGTATGATGTGCCGGATATTCTACCAGTCATGCCCTCCCATTCGACCATGGACGACGGCTCGATCACGGCCATTCTGATGTATATCCGCAACGAGTGGGGGAACAACGCCGGGCCTATCGGCAAACGGGTGGTGGGAATGACGCGTGTTACCTCGCAGGGTCGGGTGGTACCCTGGACCGCCAAAGAGCTGAACAACTACATCTCCGAAGGTAAAGCCACCAGCGGCAAATAACCCGGTTACCTGAACCCCTAACCTTCCTTATTGTAATGGAAAGACGAAATTTCATACAGACCGCTTCACTCGGTGCAATGGCGCTGTCGTTTCCGAAACTGCCCGCTTTTTTAAAAGACCGGCCAATGGGTATTGTGGTGCATTCGTACTGGAGCCGCTGGAATTCAAAAGCCGACAGCAAAAAGTATCCGGCCTTTACCAACGCCATTCAGTTGCTCGACCATTGCCACCAGTTGGGTGCCGGTGGGGTGCAGGTGATCGTAAACGGCTGGTCGACGGACTTTGCCAAAAAAGTACGCGACGAGCGCGAGAAATACGGCCTTTATCTCGAAGGTTCTATCGGTCTACCCAAAAAAGCGGAGGATGTTCTCAAATTTGAGCAGGAGGTCATAAACGCCCGCGAAGCCGGTGCCCAGGTACTGCGAACGGTTTGCTCGACAGGTCGGCGCTACGAAACCTACCACTCCCCCGCAGCTTTTGAGGAACTGAAGAAAACCGCGTTGGCGTCGCTGCAACTAGCCGAGCCGGTTCTTCGCAAACATAAAGTCAAGCTGGGCGTCGAAAACCACAAAGACTGGCGCGCCCCGGATTTGGTCAATCTGCTGAAGCAGGTCAACAGCGAATGGATTGGCGTAACGCTCGACTTCGGCAACAGCATGGCGCTTCTCGAAGACCCGATGGAGGTCGTTCAGACGCTGGCGCCGTATACCTTCAGCACCCACGTGAAAGACATGGCGGTGGAGGAATACCCCAATGGCTTTCTGCTGTCGGAAGTACCCATGGGCAAAGGCATTCTGGATTTACCAAAGATGGTCGAGCTATGCAAAAAGCACAATCCGTCGGGCACCTTTAGCCTGGAAATGATCACCCGCGACCCACTGGAAATTCCCTGCTTAACCAATGCCTATTGGGAAACGATGGGCAGCGTGCCCGGCTCCGATCTGGCGCGCATGCTCCAAACGGTCCGGCAACATAAGTACCCCGGCGGCCTTCCGCGAGTAACCCCGTTAAGTACCGACGAAAAGCTGGCCCTCGAAGAAGAAAACATTGTCGCCTGTATCAATTACAGCAAAGCGAAGCTGGGGCTGGTGTAATAGAGTCTGGTTAGACTCGTGGTGTCAGTTTCAAGAAACTGACACCACGAGTCTAACCTTATAGGTTTATGATTAAAAGCAATACAACCACAAACGATAAACAATGAGTAAAGAACTTCTTCCGGGCGTCCGTCAATTCGACCTTACCGGAAAATCGGCCATCATTACGGGTGGCTCCAAAGGATTGGGCTTAGCCATGGCGGCCGGACTGGCCTCGGCTGGTGCCAACATCATGCTGGTGAACCGCAATGCCGACGAAGGTGCCGCAGCCGCTCAGGAACTAGCTACTGATTATGGTGTAACAGCCCTTTCCTTCGCAGCGGACGTTGCGAACGCCGAACAGGCCGAAGCAATGGCACAAGCCGCCTTCGATGCTTTTGGCCGGATCGACATTCTGATCAACAGTGCCGGTATCAACATTCGCGGCCCCATCGACGAGCTTACCCCCGCCGAATTCAGCAAGGTAATGGAAGTCAATGTAACAGGTACCTGGCTGTGCTGCCGGGCCGTAACGCCCTACATGAAAAAGGATGGTCGAGGCCGCATCATCAATCTGGCGAGTACACTGGGGTTGGTGGGCTTATCGAACCGAACGCCCTACACGGCCAGCAAAGGAGCCGTTGTGCAGATGACCCGCGCCCTGGCGCTGGAACTGGCTCCGTTCAACATTAACGTCAACGCCATCTGTCCCGGCCCTTTCCTGACCGAAATGAACCTGCCCATCGCCGATACCGAAGAAGGGCTCAAGTTTGTGGTGGGTGCCACGGCGCTGGGTCGCTGGGGACAACTTCAGGAGATTCAGGGAGCCGCAATTTTTCTGGCCAGCGATGCCGGCTCGTATATGGTCGGCTCCATGCTTACCGTCGACGGCGGCTGGACGGCTAGGTAAAATTTTTAGTCAGGTATGGTCAAGAATTGTCAAGAGTCGCCATTCTAACTACCACCTGACCACCTCTTGACCATACCTGACCACCACCTGACAATTATTGACCCTTAAAAAATGGAACAAGTAATCGGCAAAGACAAAAAGACGCGGGTGCGCTACAGCATGCTGGCACTGGTCTTCATCAACGTAGTGATCAACTACCTCGACCGGAGCAATATTTCGGTGGCGGGGACTGCGCTGAGTAAAGACATGGACCTGTCGTCGGAACAGTTGGGGTTCATTTTCTCGGCTTTTGGCTGGACCTACGCCCTGCTACAAATACCGGGCGGCCTTATCGCCGACCGCTTTGGTCCCCGCATTCTCTATGCATTTTGTCTGATTACCTGGTCCTTGGCCACCGTTTGTCAGGGCTTTGTTCGGGGGTTTGCCAGTCTGTTTTCGCTTAGGCTGGCAACGGGCGCGTTTGAAGCCCCTTCCTACCCCATCAACAACCGCATTGTTACAAGCTGGTTTCCCGAACACGAACGGGCTTCGTCTATTGCCTTGTATGTTTCGGGACAGTTTATCGGCCTTGCGTTTTTAACACCCGTACTGACTTATATCCAGAGTCAGTTCGGGTGGCAGGGTTTGTTCGTGTGTACCGGTATCGTTGGGCTGATCTGGGGCGTTATCTGGTACCTCTTTTACCGCGACCCGCTCGATCATCCGAAGGTGAACGACGCCGAGCTGGCCTACATCGAAGAAGGGGGTGGCCTGTTCAGAAGTCGGCAGGCGGGTACGAATAAAGCGTCTGTCTGGAGCTGGGTAAACGTGAAGCAGGTGTTTTCCTCCCGCACGTTATGGGGAGTTTACATCGGGCAGTTTGCCGTTAACTCCATGCTCTGGTTCTTCCTGACCTGGTTCCCCACCTATCTGGTCAAATACCGGGGGCTGGATTTCATCAAGTCGGGCTATCTGGCATCGGTACCTTTTCTGGCGGCCTGTGCGGGTCTGCTCCTCTCCGGCTTCGTCTCCGACAGACTGGTGAAGCAGGGGAAATCGGTAACGATGGCGCGTAAAGCACCGATCATCATCGGTCTGCTGCTGTCGATCAGTATTGTCGGGGCCAATTACACGAACGATACCGCATTGATCATCGCCTTTATGGCTTTGGCTTTCTTTGG is a window of Spirosoma linguale DSM 74 DNA encoding:
- a CDS encoding RNA polymerase, sigma-24 subunit, ECF subfamily (TIGRFAM: RNA polymerase sigma factor, sigma-70 family~PFAM: Sigma-70 region 4 type 2~KEGG: pfl:PFL_4049 RNA polymerase sigma factor); this encodes MDQRHRLIEENEYLLELWHRAKDGDKAAFCQLAERQYRALFAYATNFTEDRDFIKDSIQEIFIRIWEKRTTTTIQYVSIYLIKALRNQLLQEFRRTKPEQSSLNSLEVSDLSDWQTIETEIEQSEADSESQYKVRQAINTLPKRQQEVVFLKFYNGLENDQIAALMEINRQSVANLLYKALGALKSQMVFHQFWLLMGLLSL
- a CDS encoding short-chain dehydrogenase/reductase SDR (PFAM: short-chain dehydrogenase/reductase SDR; KR domain protein~KEGG: bja:bll4353 2-deoxy-D-gluconate 3- dehydrogenase), with product MSKELLPGVRQFDLTGKSAIITGGSKGLGLAMAAGLASAGANIMLVNRNADEGAAAAQELATDYGVTALSFAADVANAEQAEAMAQAAFDAFGRIDILINSAGINIRGPIDELTPAEFSKVMEVNVTGTWLCCRAVTPYMKKDGRGRIINLASTLGLVGLSNRTPYTASKGAVVQMTRALALELAPFNINVNAICPGPFLTEMNLPIADTEEGLKFVVGATALGRWGQLQEIQGAAIFLASDAGSYMVGSMLTVDGGWTAR
- a CDS encoding membrane-bound dehydrogenase domain protein (TIGRFAM: membrane-bound dehydrogenase domain protein~KEGG: eba:ebA2883 cytochrome c subunit of cbb3 type cytochrome oxidase) — translated: MAKPVHYLYVLGASLFGLLSFKGKIGSWLDDGPSPAHTPAEEQATFQLEPGLKIQLVASEPMVQDPVVITFDEDGRLWVVEMRGFMPNINGEGEDKPVGRISVLEDTNDDGQMDASTVYLDSLVMPRALALVKGGALVAENGALWLTKDTNGDLKADTKTLIDKDYAGSGLPEHSGNGLWRSMDNWFYNAKSRFRYHEVDGKWLRDSTEARGQWGISHDDRGRLHYNYNWSQLHADLVPPNYLSRNKHHTPTTGIDHGLTIDRRVYPIRPNPAVNRGYIPGTLDKDGRLLEFTAACSPLVYRGQTLPASFYNNVFVCEPAGNLIKRNVSENKDLLIAARDPHPGKEFLASTDERFRPVHTTTGPDGGLYVADMYRGLIQHSAYVTPYLKEKTIERDLVLPVHRGRIWRIVPENWQPSKGKKLSTLSSADLVAELANPDGWHRDMAQRLLIERSDKSVQSALTDLARKGVSNLARFHALWTLDGLKMSSPDLLFAKLADADPLVSSTALRLLEPFAKADKAVRTKLGEQLLNQWEKAPIEQVLQMTLTAGVLDPSASHRLLAGIVNKYGESALIRDAALSSLYNQEFAFLQTLLTSPQWQTQEPPKEIFLEMLTTSVIRKRNPTELAALLNRLNVNKTAMNWQEKAMLTSLTIQGSTSKLKPVKLAAAPKILTQPTDKIDPDRLATLSSMFEWPGHVANKTALPKKSLLNDDEQKLFASGRQIYLSTCSGCHGTDGAGLKRFAPPLIGSDWVLGDEKRLSLIVLHGMEGPVEVARRVYDVPDILPVMPSHSTMDDGSITAILMYIRNEWGNNAGPIGKRVVGMTRVTSQGRVVPWTAKELNNYISEGKATSGK
- a CDS encoding Xylose isomerase domain protein TIM barrel (PFAM: Xylose isomerase domain protein TIM barrel~KEGG: pmr:PMI3426 sugare isomerase), producing MALSFPKLPAFLKDRPMGIVVHSYWSRWNSKADSKKYPAFTNAIQLLDHCHQLGAGGVQVIVNGWSTDFAKKVRDEREKYGLYLEGSIGLPKKAEDVLKFEQEVINAREAGAQVLRTVCSTGRRYETYHSPAAFEELKKTALASLQLAEPVLRKHKVKLGVENHKDWRAPDLVNLLKQVNSEWIGVTLDFGNSMALLEDPMEVVQTLAPYTFSTHVKDMAVEEYPNGFLLSEVPMGKGILDLPKMVELCKKHNPSGTFSLEMITRDPLEIPCLTNAYWETMGSVPGSDLARMLQTVRQHKYPGGLPRVTPLSTDEKLALEEENIVACINYSKAKLGLV
- a CDS encoding major facilitator superfamily MFS_1 (PFAM: major facilitator superfamily MFS_1~KEGG: pfs:PFLU0033 D-galactonate transporter), with amino-acid sequence MEQVIGKDKKTRVRYSMLALVFINVVINYLDRSNISVAGTALSKDMDLSSEQLGFIFSAFGWTYALLQIPGGLIADRFGPRILYAFCLITWSLATVCQGFVRGFASLFSLRLATGAFEAPSYPINNRIVTSWFPEHERASSIALYVSGQFIGLAFLTPVLTYIQSQFGWQGLFVCTGIVGLIWGVIWYLFYRDPLDHPKVNDAELAYIEEGGGLFRSRQAGTNKASVWSWVNVKQVFSSRTLWGVYIGQFAVNSMLWFFLTWFPTYLVKYRGLDFIKSGYLASVPFLAACAGLLLSGFVSDRLVKQGKSVTMARKAPIIIGLLLSISIVGANYTNDTALIIAFMALAFFGSGMALISWVFVSILSPKHLIGLTGGVFNFMGNLASIVVPIVIGYLAKDGDFKPALVFVGALGLIGACSYIFLVGKIERVVTHDPQEGVFAGE
- a CDS encoding SMP-30/Gluconolaconase/LRE domain protein (PFAM: SMP-30/Gluconolaconase/LRE domain protein~KEGG: cja:CJA_0344 gluconolactonase precursor) — its product is MSLPLPRITAFALLSAGFIALSASHLPLDDLFTSRVFTPENGFTSGVEGPAVDKAGMLYAVNFGKQGTIGQVTPDGQASVFVELPEGSIGNGIRFSKRGDMFIADYPKHNILKVVMGTKKLSVFANEPRMNQPNDIAIDSQDRLYASDPNWKENTGNIWRIDTDGKATLLEANMGTTNGIEVSPDSKTLYVNESAQRKVWAYDLSKAGQVSNKRLLIEFPDFGMDGMRCDAKGNLYIVRYGKGTVAKLSPAGKLLQEIKLIGQKPTNIAFGGKDGRTAYITLQDKGNLETFRVDTPGQEWMMRQK